A genome region from Parafrankia irregularis includes the following:
- a CDS encoding dolichyl-phosphate-mannose--protein mannosyltransferase: MTALTTADPSAPEPGQTARAVAASAGTLRARLCPPMPADRVLGWAAALAVTLLAGILRFWRLTEPKGIYFDEVYYTKDAWGLMTHGYEVDSNTCSGPAFVVHPPLGKWFMAASEKLFGYQDCAGAVHGSPELGWRFASAFFGTLAVLVFTRLARRMFRSTLLGCFAGLLMTLDGLEFVQSRIGILDIFLMTGLVLALACLVLDRDHGRTRLVDRLTRTDGTESTDGTDGTYSTVGVAGGGADARYGPRLGWRPWRLAAGLCLGASMGVKWSALYTLVGFAALALAWDIGARRTAGFPAPVRGALRRDLPAWFGCYIAVPIVTFLSTWTGWFLTDGGYDRHRYGDGFVAAWRGWWSYQQAILEFHEHLSARHVAQSTPMSWLVMGRPVAYDYEGPKFGEQGCRAVEGCAREVLALGNPAVWWVGTAALVAMIALWVVRRDWRAALVLVSFGTSFLPWLAFPNRTMFFFYALPLLPFMILGITACAGLVLGPREASDTRRLVGALIFGVYLIAVVLLFAYYYPILAWETIPLDDWRDRIWFPAWIVA; the protein is encoded by the coding sequence CGGGATCCTGCGGTTCTGGCGGCTGACCGAGCCGAAGGGCATCTACTTCGACGAGGTCTACTACACCAAGGACGCCTGGGGCCTGATGACCCACGGCTACGAGGTGGACAGCAACACCTGCTCCGGTCCCGCCTTCGTGGTGCACCCGCCGCTGGGCAAGTGGTTCATGGCGGCTTCGGAGAAGCTCTTCGGCTACCAGGACTGTGCCGGCGCGGTGCACGGCAGCCCCGAGCTCGGCTGGCGGTTCGCCTCCGCGTTCTTCGGCACGCTCGCGGTGCTGGTCTTCACCCGGCTCGCCCGCCGCATGTTCCGCTCCACCCTGCTGGGCTGTTTCGCCGGCCTGCTGATGACCCTCGACGGGCTCGAGTTCGTCCAGAGCCGGATCGGCATCCTCGACATCTTCCTGATGACGGGGCTGGTGCTCGCGCTGGCCTGCCTCGTCCTCGACCGTGACCACGGCCGCACCAGGCTCGTCGACCGGCTCACGCGCACCGACGGTACCGAGAGCACCGACGGCACCGACGGCACCTACAGCACTGTGGGAGTTGCGGGCGGAGGCGCCGACGCCCGGTACGGGCCGCGGCTCGGCTGGCGGCCCTGGCGGCTCGCCGCCGGTCTGTGCCTGGGTGCGTCCATGGGCGTGAAGTGGAGCGCCCTCTACACCCTGGTCGGGTTCGCCGCGCTCGCGCTGGCCTGGGACATCGGTGCCCGCCGCACGGCGGGCTTCCCGGCGCCGGTCCGCGGTGCGCTGCGCCGGGACCTGCCCGCCTGGTTCGGCTGCTACATCGCCGTGCCGATCGTGACGTTCCTTTCCACCTGGACGGGCTGGTTCCTCACCGACGGCGGATACGACCGGCACAGGTACGGCGACGGCTTCGTCGCCGCCTGGCGCGGATGGTGGTCCTACCAGCAGGCGATCCTGGAGTTCCACGAACACCTGTCCGCCCGGCACGTCGCGCAGTCCACGCCGATGAGCTGGCTGGTGATGGGCCGGCCGGTGGCCTACGACTACGAGGGCCCGAAGTTCGGCGAGCAGGGCTGCCGGGCGGTCGAGGGCTGCGCCCGGGAGGTGCTGGCGCTGGGCAACCCGGCCGTCTGGTGGGTCGGGACGGCCGCACTGGTCGCGATGATCGCGCTGTGGGTCGTTCGCCGTGACTGGCGGGCCGCTCTCGTGCTGGTCAGCTTCGGGACGTCCTTCCTGCCCTGGCTGGCCTTCCCCAACCGCACGATGTTCTTCTTCTACGCCCTGCCGCTGCTGCCGTTCATGATCCTGGGGATCACCGCCTGCGCGGGCCTGGTGCTCGGCCCACGCGAGGCCTCCGACACCCGCCGCCTCGTCGGGGCACTGATCTTCGGTGTGTACCTGATCGCCGTCGTGCTGCTGTTCGCCTACTACTACCCGATCCTGGCCTGGGAGACGATCCCGCTGGACGACTGGCGCGACCGCATCTGGTTCCCCGCCTGGATCGTCGCCTGA